The sequence TTGATATGCATCCTATTGATGGCATCTATGTTGGTGGTGGTGATTTAAATATCATAAAATTACCCTAGAAGATCACAATAAACTTTGTGGAGTTGATGCTTGGCATGGCACTACCAAGTCTAGTTGAATTTCACTATGTCATCCATAGTCTTGCATTCCTAGAATTGGACTAGCTTTATTAACCCTCAAtcatttttatctttttttaaGTTAAGTGAATTTCAACATTTTagtgacattcaagcattcaaataccaacataagtcccccttgtgattctagcaaatcacatcacaatcattgagtctatccatgtataaagtcaagacctgattATTAGAACCTTGGATTCACCTCGTATGATCATGGAGCTTAGCATAAGATGAGATTTTATTCACGAGAAGATaagatacttagtattttattatcTATTTGAAGGTGTCATAAAATTACCATAATAATCTCATGTATCTAACAACTACAAGGATGGATATAATGTTTACAATTAGTCTCATTTCCAAGTTCATGGAGTCTCAAAAAAAATTCTCATCGGCAAGTAgggaaaataattttgaaatatgttagtggAAAAAAGAACTATGGAATACCCTACTCAAGGAGATATGAATTTAAGTTGATAGAAAACACTAATAGTGATTGTGCAGAATATAGATGATAGGAAGAACACTTTCAGTTATGTTTTCCATTCTTGATCAAGTGTAGTATCATGggcttcaaagaaacaaccaattggTACTCTTTCATTAATTGAAGCGAAGTATGTAGCAGCTATAGGGGCATCTTGTCAAGAAATATGGTTGAGAAGAATGTTAAAACTGTTGAAGAATGAACAACAAGAGGCAACAAGGATATACTGTGACAACAACTCAACCATAACATTATCAAAGAATCTAATTTTTCACAAAGGAAGCAAGCAAATAGATACAAGGTATCATTTCATTAGACAACTGATCAACAATGGACAAATCTACTTGGAATATTTTAAGTGATCAAAAGAACAATTTGAAAATATGTTCACTAAACCATCGGGAAGGAGAATGTTTTGTGCGAAACAAACTAGGGATCATGGATGGTAGTTGTGATGAAGGGGGAGTGTTGTTAGATAGTAATCCCAAACTGTCTCATTTATTTCTCCATATAATTCTTTCTCTAGCTTCTATTTACCCAATTTTTTAtccaaattaaatataatttaatatttttgttttccatactaaaaaaatgttagaagagtctagaaataTTATagcgaaaaaagaaaaaaaaaactttgacaatttttggtagAAAAATGTATGTGAAGTAAACATGGAAGAGCAGAAGTATTTTTGTATTGCTGTGATAACAGCATGtgcaaataagaacaagaacagtCTTTTGTATGCCAGGGATGTAGAAAATAGTTATTAGCTGTAGCAAGTGTAGGCAGATAGCAGAATATTTTATGAGAGTAATAGGGCATGAGAAGCAGTAATTATTTTGTTGCAGCCAACAAATGCAGTGGAGTCTATTTTGGATATACTCGAGAACAAGGAAAGGGCAGCAGCCATATGTCTTTAAATCGTAGATTAGTCTTTGTATGAGTTTTAAATTAGTATAAATATATATCAATTTCTGTTTTATCGTTGTGAAATCTACTCTGTGCTTTTGTTATTTGTTTCCTCTACCTCTTGCCATCAATTTGAGAAAAAAGAAAAACACATATTTCAGACATTGAAAACACAATACTTCACCATATCAGTGAGCAAAATCCAACAGATTGAAATGGAAAAAGTCTAATATTCCACATTAGTGTCTGATATATGCAGCAATGTACAAATTTTCAGCTTTGTTCCATACTACaaccaaaaaaaatatagaaaCTTAAGAAACATCTAGTAGAAGCAATTCTACACTTCTCGAAGCTTACCAATGATTTCTGAAAGTGTAGACTTTGACTCTCTCAACGTATCAACGCTCTGGAGAAGCTTCCTCCGCTTAGTTGTTGTTATCGGGCTCTCTTCGAGAATATCACCCATCTTTGCTGACTCTCCAGTCCCTACCACTTCCTTGACAATTAAGTTCACAATATCATTTTGAACCATTTGATGGAATGTAAAGCGAAGATGGAGAGGAATCTCGTCAGCAAGTCTCATCTTCACCATACTCCAATATGCCATGACACTCATCTTCATCTCAAATGCCGCTTCCAGCTGATTATGGCCTTTTGGCACTGTTTGTAGATTTATTTCACCAATTCCTTTAAGCATAACAGAGCTCTGATTCTGTTTTATCGCTTTCATAAAAGTTTTCCTCAATCCTTGCCAATTTTGCTGAGACTCCAAATAACCAGGATTCATGGTGAAAAAAATGGTCTTCTGTTTTTGGAGGCTGTCTAGCACAAACTGAATGCATTCCTCCTTTTTCCTGTCGATAAGAGCTTGGAAAGCTCTGCGTGAAGCTGAATGAAGGAGGGGATAGCATTGTGTTTCGCTATCAATAACACGACATACAACCTTGTCTATATATTCGCAAGCCCTTATGGCTATATCCCTACTTCTCTCTGACACAATCTCGATACGGCTTTGTATGAGACTGGCTAAAACAGAATGGGGTAGTGAGTTGTGAAGACTAATCCCTTGGGCTTCTTCCATTAATTTTACTTCTTCAGCCAGAAATTCACCAGGGGTTTCTTCGATTGCTGTTGATAGATCATGTGAATAGCTCTCAAACATCCTATGGAGGCAGGCAATACAGTGCATTTCAGGTGCAGCGGAAAACAGCTCAATACCCCCCTGTACAACAAGCTTGTGCAAAATACATTTGATAGAATCCATGAGTCTCATGAATTCTATCATGGCTTCTCCAGAGTTGGAGATATTGCGAGGCAAAGCATTCAGTTCTGACTGCCTCTTCGAAAGTGTTACATCAATATTTTTGACTATTTTGGGCAAGCGTTTACTGATACCTATCATTTGAATCTCTATAAGCTTTTGGGCCAACACAGGTATTCCAACCATAGTCTTGTCAATTTTAGAAAGGTCGGGATCTTTTGTGAACAGTTCATACTCCATTTGCCTTGCCTGAAAATTAGTTTCATTCCCAACCCTGTTTCTCACGCAGACATACTCAAAACCTATATTTACAGCATCATCTGTAACTTTCTCTAGTACACCCTTAGGTGCTTTATCTACCTTAGTGACAACAGCCAGTGTTCTTTCCCCCTTTTTATCTACTCGTTGGGACATTTTAATGGACTCACAGGCGGGGAAATCCGCAGCAGCAGGTAACACATTCAGTATTATGTTCTGCTTGGGAGCTATATATTGCATTATGATACGTGAAATTTGCTCGTACATATCTTGAGGCTGGCCATGCACAGGCACCCTTGATATACCAGGTAAATCAATCATGGTGAGATCTGGAGCATTGGGCTTGCATACATTGAGTGTTACTGGAGTGTCGCCAATACCCTTTCCTGTTCCTGCAATCTCCTCTGTAACTGAATTGAGTGTTTCTGCTATACTCGATTCTGCAATGCTGCTTCGTTTCTTTCCATTGTATTCAATAAAGATTTGACGTTCCTCCGGTTTGCAGTTCTGCAATCTCACGACAACAGGGACTCGTGTACAAATTCCCTGACCTCTTGGTAGGCTAATGCCTGTGAGAGACTCCAGCACACTTGACTTCCCAGATGACTGGTCTCCAATAACAACAATGCTTGGAAGATTAATACCTTCTTTCATTACTCCCAGACGACGTAGAGTGTCAACTGTATCCAGCAGTGGACGAATGCGCTCATTATAACTCTCACTAAGAGATAGGGTTTCCCCATTCTCAATGTCTGGACTGTCAAGAATTTGAGTCATATTACCTCGCTCTTCTGTGTAAGCCATGCTGCatgcataaaaatatataatttttagaaAATGTTTGATATATAAATCCTCTAAAATTACTGCAATTATTGTGTATTGAAACAAAATCGATGTAGGGTAGATAACTCAATAGCTGAACACGTACAAATGAATTGCGTGTATTAGAATATCCACTAATTTCTCCCACGAAGCTCCAGATATTAATTATAACTGCAAAAAAATCAGAAACAATTAGGAATCTTCTAAAAATATCATGTTGCTATTTTTTAACAAATGCAGTTTTAGTTCCCAGAAGTTTTTTTGCATGTAGCAAAACCTGTATTCATTACAAGAGAAGTTGGTATCATTTGGATATTCAACATTTTGTGACTGAGTGTCctttggtgttttggatcttaagCAACCCACAAGATGGTGGACTTAGGAAGTGGAAGATATTACAAACCCTTACATCGTGAAGAGAAGGAtattttttatcctttggagtGAACAAAAGATATGTGAAGGCTTATATCTCATGAGTTTAGGAGCCACAATGATGAAGTGGTTGAATTGAAATTGGATGAATAACAATTCATACTTGACAAGGATCCATATTCTTGACATGCTTGGGAGCGCATCACTTGTGGGATTTGAGGAAAATATGGAGTTAATCAATTCATGCTTTGAGTTTTATGTTTCTgatttctcacattcttttgttgAAGAGCATGGTATTTTAGTGGATTCTAATTGAGGAGCAAGTTGTTTGATGTTGAAGAGTTTGTAAGATATGCTATTATATGTGAGACTCAAGCTATTATTTCTCTATCATCATATTAGCAAAGGAGAGCTTTCAAATATGCGCTACTAGAAATATTTGTACATTGGATATTTCAACATTTTACTGATAGTGGACACACCAATATTGTTGTACATTTTGTGTTGGTATCAAGCTGCCTATTCATTTTGATTTCCAAAGAGACCATAAACTTCAAATATATGCCTTGTAGCTTGACTTACCAATTAAAGCTAAATTCAGTAATACATTGTTACTTGGGAATTGCTGAAAACATGCTTTGTTTCAAGACTTTGGTTGCAATTGTGAAGCATCTAGAAAATATTTCAAGTATATATCAGCAACATGCACTACAAAGCATAGACTAAACTGCCATAACTTGTCATTGATGAACCTCACAGCATGCAGATTGCAGCCAAATTATGTGTGCAATTAGCAAACAAGAATAATGATTGCCTTGAGGAAGCAATAATAAGGAATATTCATCAGCACTAGGGGGCTACTCCTCAGTAATAAAGGCAGcaaaaacattaatgtttattatCCTAACTAATTTATGGGCCACGATCCTGGGAACGACACAATTAGTATGGGCAGCCTtaacaacataattaattaatgtcAAGAAGCATTTTGGAATTATAGCAAAGGATAAAATGTAATGATATGAGTGATAAAACAATATTAGCTTGAATTTTATAAccatttacatgtcaaaatattaatattaagtaTAGACATAAATTTTTGAAAATAAACttcacataaaaataaaaatatccccTTATCAAAGTTTTAGAGGGTGCATCTCTTCTCTTAGATATAGAAAtataaaaggaaaaatattttattatagaaAGAGGCATGAAGGGTGAATGGAAAATAAGAAGGAAACTGGAATAGAATAATCAATAAATATTATCTTGAGTCAATGTTAATTTGAAAAAATGTTAAGTATATTATTAGACTGTGAATAAATAGATGCATAGATATACCTTACAAAAAGTATTGATATTAATGAGTAATTTGAATGCTTCTCTTTGCATAAATATGTAATAGTAGATTTGTTAACAATCGTTTTTGAATCTTAGGAGAAACAAATTTCAAATAGGAAGGATGATCAACCTTTTGGATTCATGAGAGATGAAGGATGACCAAAATTCATCCTTCTTATCAAGAATGCCACCTAGAAATGGAATGGACGGCCACTATTACATGCTTATGGGTTGGAGGGTGGAATGGACCAAAACTCTTTCAATTCTTTTTCGCTTGATTGAAGAGGATAACTAGCCTCCAAGATGAACTTAGGGATAGAAGGTCAACCCACCTTCCATGCTTTTGTAATACAAGGGACACCAACATTGAGATTAGAGTTTGACAATGTTTGTAATGAATTCCTAATGAGGTTATTGTAAGAATTTACTTTGGAATGATTATTGCCTTAATTGGATTTCAATATGAATGATGCTTACGTGATATCATGATGTGTAGG is a genomic window of Cryptomeria japonica chromosome 7, Sugi_1.0, whole genome shotgun sequence containing:
- the LOC131076377 gene encoding dynamin-related protein 4C-like, coding for MAYTEERGNMTQILDSPDIENGETLSLSESYNERIRPLLDTVDTLRRLGVMKEGINLPSIVVIGDQSSGKSSVLESLTGISLPRGQGICTRVPVVVRLQNCKPEERQIFIEYNGKKRSSIAESSIAETLNSVTEEIAGTGKGIGDTPVTLNVCKPNAPDLTMIDLPGISRVPVHGQPQDMYEQISRIIMQYIAPKQNIILNVLPAAADFPACESIKMSQRVDKKGERTLAVVTKVDKAPKGVLEKVTDDAVNIGFEYVCVRNRVGNETNFQARQMEYELFTKDPDLSKIDKTMVGIPVLAQKLIEIQMIGISKRLPKIVKNIDVTLSKRQSELNALPRNISNSGEAMIEFMRLMDSIKCILHKLVVQGGIELFSAAPEMHCIACLHRMFESYSHDLSTAIEETPGEFLAEEVKLMEEAQGISLHNSLPHSVLASLIQSRIEIVSERSRDIAIRACEYIDKVVCRVIDSETQCYPLLHSASRRAFQALIDRKKEECIQFVLDSLQKQKTIFFTMNPGYLESQQNWQGLRKTFMKAIKQNQSSVMLKGIGEINLQTVPKGHNQLEAAFEMKMSVMAYWSMVKMRLADEIPLHLRFTFHQMVQNDIVNLIVKEVVGTGESAKMGDILEESPITTTKRRKLLQSVDTLRESKSTLSEIIGKLREV